In Aridibaculum aurantiacum, the following proteins share a genomic window:
- a CDS encoding M3 family metallopeptidase has translation MAHNNFSYSLLVVAALAAGCGASRKKTTTTTMDNQTTTVASATTTNPLLANWTGPYGGIPPFDQVQVADFRPALEAAMAENLAEIDRITATAGKATFNNTIAALERSGKTLDRVRTIYGIWSSNMNTPEFQVVERDMAPKLAAFADKITQNEALFKRIEAVHNSPDTASLTPEQKRLTWRYYTNFVRAGARLDATAKARLSLINQQMAGLFTRFSQNLLADESEQFLSLNQEADVAGLPASVKDAAANAARAKNLPGWLITNTRSSIDPFLTYADRRDLREKAWRMFVNRGDNGGDNDNNAIITQILLLRAERAKLLGYKTHAHWRLENTMAKTPERAMELLEAVWKPAVARVREEVADMQAVATKEGANIKIEPWDYKYYAEKVRKEKYDLDQNEIKQYLQLDKLREGMFWVAGELFNFSFSPVNNVPVFHPDVKVWEVKDKTSGKHIGLWYFDPYARQGKRSGAWMNAYRNQERLDKEVTTIVSNNSNFVKGQPGEPVLISWDDANTLFHEFGHALHGLSSNVTYPSLAGTAVFRDYVEFPSQLLEHWLSTPEVLQRFALHYQTGKPIPQALVDKIESASTFNEGFETTEYLASALIDMKLHLAGDTKIDPDAFERETLAQMGMPSEIVMRHRTPQFGHIFSSDGYSAGYYSYLWSDVLTADAFGAFTEGSGPYDKEVAKRLTQYIFSVGNTIDPAEGYRQFRGRDPQVDALMKKRGFPVVEQRRTKQEKKTRG, from the coding sequence ATGGCACATAATAATTTTTCATACTCACTTTTGGTGGTGGCAGCGCTGGCCGCAGGCTGTGGCGCTTCACGAAAAAAAACGACTACTACTACCATGGATAATCAAACCACTACAGTGGCATCAGCAACTACTACTAATCCTTTATTGGCAAATTGGACAGGACCTTATGGTGGTATACCACCATTTGACCAGGTGCAGGTAGCTGATTTCAGGCCGGCACTGGAAGCTGCAATGGCTGAAAATCTTGCTGAGATAGATCGTATAACTGCAACAGCCGGTAAAGCTACTTTCAACAATACCATTGCTGCGCTTGAAAGATCAGGTAAGACTTTGGACAGGGTAAGAACGATCTATGGCATCTGGAGCTCTAACATGAACACGCCGGAGTTCCAGGTTGTGGAGCGTGATATGGCGCCAAAGCTTGCTGCTTTTGCAGATAAGATCACGCAGAATGAAGCACTGTTCAAGCGGATAGAAGCTGTACATAATTCACCTGATACTGCTAGCCTGACGCCTGAACAGAAGAGGCTGACATGGCGCTACTATACCAACTTTGTAAGAGCGGGAGCAAGACTGGATGCAACAGCCAAAGCACGTTTGTCACTTATCAACCAGCAAATGGCTGGTCTTTTTACGCGCTTTAGTCAAAACCTGCTGGCTGACGAATCGGAGCAGTTCCTGTCATTGAACCAGGAGGCTGATGTAGCTGGATTACCTGCTTCGGTAAAAGATGCCGCTGCCAATGCTGCAAGGGCAAAAAATCTTCCGGGCTGGCTGATCACCAACACCCGTTCTTCTATTGATCCTTTTCTTACTTATGCTGACAGACGCGACCTGCGTGAGAAAGCGTGGCGCATGTTTGTAAACCGTGGTGACAATGGCGGCGACAATGATAACAATGCTATCATCACGCAAATATTACTGCTGCGTGCAGAAAGGGCTAAGCTGCTGGGTTATAAAACACATGCTCATTGGCGCCTTGAAAATACTATGGCTAAAACTCCTGAGCGCGCCATGGAATTGCTGGAAGCAGTGTGGAAACCTGCCGTAGCAAGAGTACGTGAAGAGGTAGCAGATATGCAGGCTGTAGCAACAAAGGAAGGTGCTAACATAAAGATTGAACCTTGGGATTATAAGTATTATGCAGAGAAGGTAAGGAAAGAGAAGTATGATCTTGATCAAAACGAAATAAAACAATACCTGCAACTGGATAAGCTGCGTGAAGGCATGTTTTGGGTTGCTGGTGAATTATTCAATTTCAGCTTTTCTCCGGTAAACAATGTGCCGGTTTTTCACCCTGACGTAAAGGTGTGGGAAGTAAAAGATAAAACTTCTGGCAAGCATATAGGCCTATGGTATTTTGATCCATATGCAAGGCAGGGAAAACGTTCTGGTGCATGGATGAATGCATACCGCAACCAGGAACGACTGGATAAAGAGGTTACTACTATTGTATCTAACAACTCAAATTTTGTAAAGGGACAGCCAGGCGAGCCAGTGCTGATTTCATGGGATGATGCTAATACCTTGTTCCACGAATTTGGTCATGCGCTTCATGGATTGTCTTCTAACGTTACCTATCCTTCATTGGCAGGAACGGCAGTTTTCAGGGATTATGTAGAGTTCCCATCGCAGCTACTGGAGCATTGGCTATCTACTCCAGAAGTGTTGCAGCGTTTTGCTTTGCATTACCAAACCGGTAAGCCAATACCACAAGCTTTGGTCGACAAAATAGAAAGTGCATCTACATTTAATGAAGGTTTTGAAACCACAGAATATTTGGCTAGTGCACTTATTGATATGAAGCTTCACCTGGCCGGCGATACCAAAATTGACCCGGATGCTTTTGAAAGAGAAACGCTGGCGCAAATGGGAATGCCATCAGAAATTGTTATGCGTCATCGCACGCCGCAGTTTGGACACATATTCTCCAGCGATGGTTATTCTGCCGGCTATTACAGTTACCTATGGAGCGATGTACTAACTGCTGATGCGTTTGGTGCATTTACAGAAGGTAGTGGCCCTTACGATAAGGAGGTAGCGAAGCGACTAACGCAGTACATATTTTCCGTAGGTAATACCATTGATCCTGCAGAAGGTTATCGCCAGTTCAGAGGTCGTGATCCGCAGGTAGATGCGCTAATGAAAAAGCGTGGCTTCCCGGTAGTGGAGCAACGAAGAACTAAGCAGGAGAAGAAGACGAGGGGTTAA
- a CDS encoding family 43 glycosylhydrolase, which produces MPGSHPDPSVTKVGNTFWASATSSNWFPAFPLFSSKDLINWKEEGYVFNELPAWIEKYTWAPEVSYDSGRVYVYYTAKKKGGPLCVGIASAASPEGPYIDHGPIVCQEYGSIDGFPIRDTAGVLYLVWKEDANSVNKPTIIWAQQMNEERTQLLGERYELFRNDQPWEHDLVEGVSMMRHGEYYYAFYAAAGCCGDRCTYVTGIARATNLLGPWEKYERNPILTDDKNWLCKGHGTPVEMNGRHYFLYHGYHSQSSAYTGREGLLQEFRFTEDDWVEFINPVTDSVIRRDVITDEFNEEALPHKWQTSVFHKAKYQLQDGAVRLFGMPIPSGAFLAQKIPSANYTATTVVAATRSTAYGGIAAIGDEDNMLALLVKDFQLQILKVQNGKDSIRELFRIPVVEKVYLQISIEGPYRTTFLYSIDGKKFIRINNTPLRGAYLPPWDSPPFVGIVAKGNTDEFAFFDRFEIRLGALKSSIVSEEPRTGRLWLYITTGLVALLVIAGAVKLYRDKHKKSVVEKAPLKVDDAG; this is translated from the coding sequence TTGCCCGGGTCACATCCCGACCCTTCAGTGACCAAAGTGGGCAATACCTTCTGGGCAAGTGCCACGTCTTCCAATTGGTTTCCGGCGTTTCCATTATTCAGCTCCAAAGACCTCATCAACTGGAAAGAAGAAGGCTATGTGTTTAACGAACTGCCGGCATGGATAGAGAAGTATACGTGGGCGCCCGAGGTGAGCTATGACAGTGGCCGCGTGTACGTATACTATACCGCAAAGAAGAAGGGTGGTCCGCTATGTGTTGGTATCGCCAGCGCTGCTTCGCCTGAGGGGCCATATATTGATCATGGGCCTATCGTATGCCAGGAGTATGGTTCTATCGATGGCTTTCCTATAAGAGATACGGCTGGTGTATTATACCTGGTTTGGAAGGAGGATGCCAACAGTGTCAACAAGCCGACGATCATATGGGCGCAACAAATGAATGAAGAACGTACGCAGCTGCTAGGTGAACGATACGAACTTTTTAGAAACGATCAACCATGGGAGCACGACCTGGTGGAAGGCGTATCGATGATGCGGCACGGCGAGTACTATTATGCTTTCTATGCAGCCGCGGGTTGCTGCGGCGATAGGTGTACCTATGTAACCGGCATTGCACGTGCTACCAACCTGCTGGGGCCATGGGAGAAATATGAACGCAATCCCATACTTACCGACGATAAGAACTGGCTGTGCAAAGGTCATGGCACACCGGTGGAGATGAACGGACGGCACTACTTCCTGTATCATGGTTACCACTCTCAATCGAGTGCTTACACGGGTAGAGAAGGGCTGTTGCAGGAGTTTCGTTTCACTGAAGATGACTGGGTGGAATTCATCAACCCGGTAACAGATAGTGTCATTCGCCGCGATGTTATCACCGATGAATTCAACGAGGAAGCGCTGCCTCATAAGTGGCAGACGAGTGTTTTTCATAAGGCAAAATATCAACTGCAGGACGGCGCTGTGCGACTGTTTGGGATGCCAATACCATCGGGTGCTTTTCTTGCGCAGAAGATACCCAGTGCTAACTATACGGCGACTACGGTGGTAGCTGCCACGCGTTCTACAGCCTATGGTGGTATTGCTGCTATAGGCGATGAAGACAACATGCTGGCCTTACTCGTCAAAGACTTCCAGCTTCAGATATTGAAGGTGCAGAATGGCAAAGACTCAATTCGGGAACTTTTTCGCATTCCGGTGGTAGAGAAGGTGTACCTGCAGATTAGTATCGAAGGGCCTTATAGAACCACGTTTCTCTACAGCATCGATGGTAAAAAGTTTATCCGCATCAACAACACGCCGCTGCGCGGCGCTTACCTGCCGCCGTGGGATAGCCCGCCATTCGTAGGTATTGTAGCCAAAGGTAACACAGATGAATTTGCTTTTTTTGATCGTTTTGAAATACGCCTTGGCGCGCTGAAATCATCCATCGTGTCGGAGGAGCCGCGAACCGGGAGGCTATGGCTTTACATAACAACAGGACTTGTAGCATTACTCGTTATAGCTGGTGCAGTTAAACTGTACCGAGACAAACACAAGAAAAGCGTGGTGGAAAAAGCACCTCTTAAAGTAGATGACGCCGGATGA
- a CDS encoding chorismate mutase, with product MNTTATKENKTIDQVWAKRPLIISGPCSAETEEQVIETAKQLAQTGKVDVLRAGIWKPRTRPGNFEGIGTKGLPWLQQAKKQTGLLTAVEVASAKQVQDALHFDVDIVWIGARTTVNPFSVQEVADALRGVDIPVLIKNPINPDLELWTGAVERVAKAGIKNIGLIHRGFSSYGNTEFRNAPMWHLAIEMKRRNPGLMMINDPSHICGRRDTLIHVAQKAIDLDYDGLIIESHIDPDNAWSDAKQQVTPTQLNELLDMIIWRKEDINSEEYHNALDQLRNKINHLDDELMQILGQRMLVAEQIGKYKKENNITVLQTNRYNEILERAYIKGELLGLSKEFITKYFDAVHIESINHQTKVLNS from the coding sequence ATGAATACAACAGCAACTAAAGAAAATAAAACAATCGACCAGGTATGGGCTAAGCGTCCGCTGATAATTTCTGGTCCGTGCAGTGCAGAAACTGAAGAGCAGGTAATTGAAACGGCGAAGCAACTGGCACAAACAGGTAAGGTAGATGTACTACGTGCAGGTATATGGAAACCTCGTACAAGGCCAGGAAATTTCGAAGGCATTGGCACCAAAGGACTGCCCTGGTTGCAACAGGCAAAGAAGCAAACAGGATTACTTACTGCAGTAGAAGTTGCTTCAGCCAAGCAGGTACAAGATGCACTGCATTTTGATGTGGACATTGTTTGGATCGGTGCACGAACAACCGTAAATCCATTTAGCGTACAGGAAGTAGCAGATGCACTTCGTGGTGTAGATATTCCTGTTTTAATAAAGAACCCTATCAATCCTGATCTTGAACTATGGACAGGTGCAGTAGAGCGTGTAGCTAAAGCAGGTATCAAGAATATTGGCTTGATACATCGTGGGTTTTCCTCTTATGGTAATACAGAATTTCGTAATGCTCCTATGTGGCATCTTGCTATCGAGATGAAGCGCCGAAACCCAGGGCTAATGATGATCAATGATCCGTCGCATATATGTGGCCGCAGAGATACATTGATTCATGTAGCACAGAAGGCTATAGATCTTGATTATGATGGATTGATAATAGAAAGTCATATTGATCCAGACAATGCATGGAGCGATGCAAAGCAGCAGGTAACACCTACACAGCTAAATGAATTGCTCGACATGATCATCTGGCGTAAGGAAGACATCAACTCAGAAGAGTATCACAATGCATTAGATCAGCTGCGTAATAAGATAAACCACCTGGATGATGAACTGATGCAGATACTTGGACAACGTATGCTTGTAGCAGAACAAATTGGTAAGTACAAAAAAGAAAACAACATCACCGTACTGCAAACCAACCGCTACAACGAGATATTGGAAAGAGCGTATATAAAAGGTGAATTATTAGGATTGAGTAAAGAATTTATTACTAAATATTTTGATGCTGTACACATAGAAAGTATCAACCACCAAACGAAGGTTTTGAATTCCTAA
- a CDS encoding prephenate dehydrogenase: MTTTIIGVGLIGGSLALTLKEKGLASKIIGVDSNEIHQAKALQLGLVDEMMELDEAIKQSQLVVLAVPVSVVMQMLPSILDKVDQQVVMDVGSTKEGIIDVVKDHPKRSRFVATHPMWGTEFSGPEAAERQAFANKACVICNKEETDKDAEELAERIYRTLGMHIVYMNAKEHDVHVAYVSHISHITSFALANTVLEKEKEEDAIFELASGGFESTVRLAKSNPATWSSIFRENRENVLDVLNEHISQLRKFKASLEKENYEYLESLMTHANEIKRILK, encoded by the coding sequence ATGACAACTACAATTATAGGCGTCGGTCTTATTGGTGGATCATTGGCTCTTACTCTAAAAGAAAAAGGATTAGCCAGCAAGATCATAGGCGTAGATAGCAATGAGATCCACCAGGCAAAGGCTTTACAGCTTGGACTGGTGGATGAGATGATGGAATTGGATGAAGCTATTAAACAATCACAACTGGTAGTGCTGGCAGTGCCGGTAAGCGTGGTCATGCAAATGTTACCAAGCATTTTGGATAAAGTAGACCAACAGGTTGTGATGGATGTTGGCTCTACGAAAGAAGGTATTATAGATGTAGTAAAAGATCACCCAAAGCGAAGCAGGTTTGTGGCTACGCATCCTATGTGGGGAACTGAATTTAGTGGCCCTGAGGCTGCAGAACGACAAGCATTTGCCAACAAGGCTTGCGTGATCTGCAACAAAGAAGAAACAGATAAAGACGCAGAAGAATTAGCTGAAAGAATATACAGAACATTAGGTATGCACATCGTATACATGAATGCAAAAGAGCATGATGTGCACGTGGCTTATGTTAGCCATATTTCACACATCACATCTTTTGCCTTGGCCAATACTGTACTGGAAAAAGAAAAGGAAGAAGATGCCATTTTTGAATTGGCAAGTGGTGGTTTTGAAAGTACCGTAAGGCTTGCGAAAAGTAACCCGGCAACATGGAGTTCCATCTTTAGAGAAAACAGGGAAAATGTTTTGGATGTTTTGAATGAACACATCAGCCAGTTACGCAAGTTCAAGGCAAGTCTTGAAAAAGAGAATTATGAATACCTGGAATCGCTGATGACACATGCGAATGAAATAAAAAGGATATTGAAGTGA
- a CDS encoding pyridoxal phosphate-dependent aminotransferase has translation MKVSSRLNGIGEYYFSQKLKEIQEMNKSGTAVINLGIGSPDLPPNPEVIEALQQDAAKQNVHGYQSYKGVDALRQAFADWYRQWYHVTLDPATEILPLIGSKEGIMHICMTYLEHGDEALIPNPGYPTYRSAVQLAGGTCVEYELQEENDWQIDFDALEQKDLSKVKLMWVNYPHMPTGQLPTKALFEKLIAFGKKHNILICHDNPYSFILNENPASLLAVDGAKEVAVELNSLSKSHNMAGWRVGVLSGAKERIDEIIRFKSNMDSGMFLPLQLAAAKALSLGADWHQQVNEVYSKRKEKAFQLLDLLGCSYSKQQVGLFVWAKIPAAYKSGFELSDEVLYNARVFITPGGIFGSAGEKYVRVSLCSTEENFTRSIESITTHCKIK, from the coding sequence ATGAAAGTATCAAGCAGGTTGAACGGCATTGGAGAATATTATTTCTCGCAAAAACTGAAAGAGATACAGGAAATGAATAAGTCAGGCACAGCTGTTATCAATCTTGGTATTGGCAGCCCCGACCTGCCACCTAATCCCGAAGTGATAGAGGCTTTACAACAAGACGCAGCCAAACAAAATGTGCATGGCTACCAAAGCTATAAAGGAGTGGATGCATTGCGACAGGCATTTGCAGACTGGTATCGCCAGTGGTATCATGTAACGTTAGATCCTGCAACAGAAATTCTGCCGCTCATTGGTTCCAAAGAAGGCATCATGCATATATGCATGACCTACCTGGAACATGGAGATGAGGCGCTTATTCCTAATCCCGGCTATCCTACTTATAGAAGTGCTGTACAATTGGCCGGTGGTACTTGTGTAGAATATGAACTGCAAGAAGAGAATGATTGGCAAATAGATTTTGATGCGCTCGAACAAAAAGATCTAAGTAAGGTAAAACTGATGTGGGTGAATTACCCGCATATGCCAACAGGCCAATTACCAACTAAAGCATTGTTTGAAAAGCTGATCGCTTTTGGTAAAAAACATAACATCCTTATTTGCCACGACAATCCATACAGTTTTATACTAAATGAAAACCCTGCAAGTTTACTTGCTGTTGATGGTGCTAAAGAAGTTGCAGTAGAATTGAACTCACTGAGCAAATCGCATAATATGGCCGGGTGGCGTGTAGGTGTATTGAGTGGTGCTAAAGAACGAATAGATGAGATCATACGTTTTAAAAGCAATATGGACAGTGGCATGTTTCTTCCGCTACAGCTGGCTGCAGCAAAGGCTTTAAGCCTTGGCGCTGACTGGCACCAGCAAGTAAATGAAGTTTACAGCAAGCGAAAAGAAAAAGCATTTCAGCTTTTAGACCTTCTTGGATGTAGCTATTCAAAACAACAGGTAGGCTTATTTGTATGGGCAAAAATACCAGCTGCATATAAATCAGGATTTGAGCTGAGTGATGAAGTATTGTATAACGCAAGAGTATTTATAACACCCGGTGGCATCTTTGGATCTGCCGGCGAAAAGTATGTACGTGTGAGCTTATGTAGCACGGAAGAGAACTTTACACGATCAATAGAAAGCATAACTACACATTGTAAAATAAAATGA
- a CDS encoding prephenate dehydratase: protein MSLKIAIQGFEGSFHQVAAQQFFDDVEVIPCATFREVVKIAANKKESDGGVMAIENSIAGSILPNYNLLLKSNLKIVGEVYLQIRQNLLVNPGVQLQDIREVHSHPMALLQCIDFFDKYKWKLVETEDTALSAKHVHQNRSKHIAAVASKLAAQLYNLDVIAPNIHTMKNNYTRFLVLKREGTTAKVEDANKASVNFFTDHSKGSLAKVLSKIASAGINLSKLQSMPIPGSDWKYSFHADMEFDNIKKFDNALQKIQPLTQELTVLGLYKKGKTI, encoded by the coding sequence ATGAGTTTAAAAATTGCAATACAAGGCTTTGAAGGAAGCTTTCACCAGGTGGCAGCTCAACAATTTTTTGATGACGTGGAAGTTATCCCATGTGCTACTTTTAGGGAGGTTGTAAAAATTGCTGCCAACAAAAAAGAAAGTGATGGCGGCGTAATGGCTATTGAAAATTCTATAGCCGGCAGCATTCTTCCCAATTACAATCTCCTGCTAAAAAGCAACCTAAAAATTGTAGGCGAGGTTTACCTGCAGATCAGGCAAAACCTTTTGGTTAATCCAGGTGTTCAATTACAGGATATCCGCGAGGTGCACTCCCACCCTATGGCGCTGTTGCAGTGCATCGATTTTTTTGATAAGTATAAATGGAAACTGGTGGAGACCGAAGACACTGCTTTGAGTGCTAAGCATGTACACCAGAACCGCAGTAAACACATAGCTGCAGTGGCAAGTAAACTGGCTGCGCAACTGTACAATCTTGATGTGATTGCACCCAACATTCACACCATGAAAAACAACTATACACGCTTCCTGGTATTGAAACGCGAAGGAACAACAGCGAAAGTGGAAGATGCAAACAAGGCTTCAGTTAACTTTTTTACAGACCACTCAAAAGGAAGCCTGGCGAAGGTTTTGAGTAAAATAGCATCCGCTGGCATAAACCTTAGCAAGCTACAAAGCATGCCTATCCCCGGCAGCGACTGGAAGTATAGCTTTCATGCAGACATGGAATTTGACAACATAAAGAAGTTTGACAACGCTTTGCAAAAAATACAACCACTTACACAAGAGCTAACAGTTCTTGGTTTATACAAAAAAGGTAAAACGATCTAA
- the thrC gene encoding threonine synthase, with the protein MHYYSTSQQSPFVDFKEATIKGQAPDKGLFFPEHIPTLPPGFINNIKKLSKEEIALTVIQPYVGDTIPKEKLEAIVAETINFNIPVVPVTDNIYSLELYHGPTFAFKDVGGRFMSRCLGHFVKDHDKEVTVLVATSGDTGGAVASGFYNVEGVNVVILYPSGKVSSVQELQLTTLGKNITAIEVDGTFDDCQQMVKQAFTDAELNKKLFLTSANSINVARWLPQQFYYFFSYQQWHQEQPPVISVPSGNFGNICAGLLAYRSGLPVKHFIAACNANDVVPQFLQNGKYTPQPAVPTLSNAMDVGSPSNFIRIMELFQHDLQQLQQILSSVSISDAETTATVKQIFTDHNYLLDPHGAVAYAALEKYLQKHQDEKGILLETAHPIKFYDVVEPMIDQKIAVPASIEAILQKEKQRVKMEADYTFLKDFLLQ; encoded by the coding sequence ATGCACTACTATAGTACCAGTCAACAATCGCCCTTTGTAGATTTTAAAGAAGCCACCATAAAAGGCCAGGCTCCTGATAAAGGATTATTTTTCCCCGAACACATTCCTACGCTTCCACCCGGCTTTATCAACAACATAAAAAAGCTATCGAAAGAAGAGATAGCACTTACTGTTATTCAACCCTATGTTGGCGATACCATACCTAAAGAAAAATTAGAAGCAATTGTTGCTGAAACCATCAACTTCAATATTCCTGTAGTTCCTGTTACTGATAACATTTATTCACTTGAATTATATCACGGCCCTACATTCGCATTTAAGGATGTTGGTGGACGATTTATGAGCAGGTGCCTTGGGCATTTTGTGAAGGATCATGATAAAGAAGTAACTGTGCTGGTTGCTACATCGGGCGATACGGGTGGCGCTGTAGCAAGTGGTTTCTATAATGTAGAAGGAGTGAATGTGGTGATACTGTATCCATCAGGTAAAGTGAGTAGCGTGCAGGAATTGCAACTAACTACGCTTGGAAAAAATATTACCGCCATAGAAGTTGATGGCACTTTTGATGATTGCCAGCAAATGGTAAAGCAAGCTTTTACCGATGCAGAGCTCAATAAAAAACTGTTTCTTACATCAGCCAATTCAATCAATGTAGCACGGTGGCTGCCACAACAGTTCTATTATTTCTTTTCTTACCAACAATGGCATCAAGAACAGCCGCCGGTTATCTCTGTTCCCTCCGGCAACTTTGGAAATATCTGTGCTGGCTTGTTGGCTTACAGATCAGGTTTACCTGTAAAACATTTCATAGCAGCGTGCAATGCCAACGATGTAGTACCGCAGTTTTTACAAAATGGAAAATATACTCCTCAACCTGCTGTTCCTACTTTATCAAATGCAATGGATGTTGGCAGTCCAAGCAACTTCATTCGTATCATGGAATTGTTTCAGCACGACCTGCAACAGCTACAGCAAATACTATCAAGTGTTAGTATATCTGATGCAGAAACAACAGCAACAGTAAAACAAATTTTTACGGATCACAATTACCTGCTCGACCCGCATGGAGCTGTGGCTTATGCAGCGCTTGAAAAGTATCTACAAAAACACCAGGATGAAAAAGGGATATTATTGGAAACAGCGCATCCCATAAAATTTTATGATGTGGTAGAGCCAATGATCGATCAAAAAATAGCTGTACCTGCCAGCATTGAAGCCATTCTACAAAAAGAAAAACAGCGCGTAAAAATGGAGGCTGACTATACTTTTTTAAAAGATTTTTTATTGCAATAA
- a CDS encoding homoserine kinase: MYRIENLEYNKRVTVHAPGTVANLVCGFDILGLCLHEPHDVMHVTLLDEPKVVIESLDGYPLPADPQLNTAGAPLLEMIHEVDATVGFHVSIQKNIKPGSGVGSSAASAAGAVVAANHLLGNIFSPTDLVRFAMAGEKVASGVKHADNVAPCIIGGVTLIRSIFPLDIVSIPSPELFVTVVHPQIEIRTADARQILRKEVLLKDAIKQWGNIAGLVAGFMQNDLSLIGRSLEDVIIEPVRSILIPGFSDVKQQCKEAGALGGGISGSGPSIFMLSKDEPTATAVEQVMKDVYNKLGIPYHTYVTTINQQGVTKAS; encoded by the coding sequence ATGTACAGGATAGAAAACCTGGAATATAACAAGCGAGTTACTGTACATGCGCCGGGCACTGTAGCCAATTTGGTTTGCGGCTTCGACATACTCGGGCTTTGCCTGCACGAGCCACACGATGTAATGCATGTAACGTTACTAGACGAACCTAAGGTTGTAATAGAAAGTTTAGATGGTTATCCTTTGCCTGCTGATCCACAACTGAACACTGCAGGCGCTCCTCTTTTAGAAATGATTCATGAGGTAGACGCTACTGTTGGGTTTCATGTTTCTATACAAAAGAATATTAAGCCCGGCAGTGGTGTAGGCTCAAGTGCTGCAAGTGCTGCCGGTGCCGTGGTGGCAGCAAATCATTTGTTGGGAAACATCTTTTCACCTACCGATTTAGTACGCTTTGCTATGGCAGGAGAAAAAGTGGCAAGCGGTGTAAAGCATGCTGATAATGTTGCTCCATGCATCATTGGTGGCGTTACACTTATCCGTTCCATCTTTCCTTTGGATATCGTCTCCATTCCTTCACCTGAACTATTTGTTACGGTTGTTCATCCGCAGATAGAGATACGAACTGCTGATGCGCGGCAGATACTAAGGAAAGAAGTGTTGCTGAAAGATGCCATAAAACAATGGGGCAATATAGCCGGGCTGGTAGCAGGTTTTATGCAAAACGACCTTTCCCTTATTGGCCGCTCACTAGAGGATGTTATTATAGAACCAGTACGAAGCATTCTCATTCCTGGCTTCAGCGATGTAAAGCAGCAATGCAAAGAAGCCGGTGCTTTAGGTGGCGGCATATCCGGCTCAGGTCCTTCTATCTTCATGCTTAGCAAAGATGAACCAACGGCTACTGCTGTTGAGCAAGTGATGAAAGATGTTTACAACAAGCTTGGCATTCCTTACCATACATATGTTACCACCATCAATCAACAAGGCGTTACCAAAGCATCGTAA